One Triticum dicoccoides isolate Atlit2015 ecotype Zavitan chromosome 4B, WEW_v2.0, whole genome shotgun sequence genomic window carries:
- the LOC119293436 gene encoding uncharacterized protein LOC119293436: MRPDAGAAGSMASMEWEPKALSLHELKYAREAALYVLRTHSSEDADRIFTEGLKPVLGVRRDSMADSDEEDDQGDEDYDMFNPYAFLDDDGVCCHQYGRTAEERDVATAPF, encoded by the exons ATGAGGCCCGACGCCGGCGCCGCGGGGAGCATGGCGTCCATGGAGTGGGAGCCGAAGGCGCTCTCCCTCCACGAGCTCAAGTACGCGAGG GAGGCGGCGCTGTACGTCCTGAGAACGCACTCCTCGGAGGACGCCGACCGGATCTTCACCGAG GGCCTCAAGCCGGTGCTGGGCGTCAGGAGGGACTCCATGGCGGACTCCGACGAGGAGGATGACCAGGGTGACGAGGACTACGACATGTTCAATCCCTAcgcgtttcttgacgatgacggtgTCTGCTGCCACCAGTACGGACGCACCGCCGAGGAACGGGATGTTGCTACCGCACCTTTCTAA